A genomic segment from Cyprinus carpio isolate SPL01 chromosome A4, ASM1834038v1, whole genome shotgun sequence encodes:
- the LOC109061872 gene encoding LOW QUALITY PROTEIN: uncharacterized protein LOC109061872 (The sequence of the model RefSeq protein was modified relative to this genomic sequence to represent the inferred CDS: substituted 1 base at 1 genomic stop codon), whose amino-acid sequence MHLVDIPNQLKCLNSLEQHLIARNIPFMKLLCLPRGKQHGCHGPVVCVPVNATDVSNILPRNECDDKMIRIKLKRKLTYKGHYEYKYVHTDRVRNALKYLIRFNKWFGDVEINQQWINSLNETEENVVDEMEQQDVVEKIDDENDPDEQQEEDLTYIKEQSGLLSDAXLQPVDIGSEVIDQHFQDVLNLAPAEGNSPVSLLSDRSNEAKCFPVLYPTGGPTFHDKREVKITLSRYLNARILNADGRFARSTDFIFYAQYLSEVDQVVSNVSIALRKGSEKSLLTEVTSDMLTNPDSLSKILNFDEGYKFLRPIRGTPPYWQSTQKDLFALVRQLGIPTFFASFSSADLRWPEMISTIIKQEGKNLKADELDWSEKCGLIRRNPVTAARMFDHRWHCFLRDVIMSSAQPIGKIVDYFYRVEFQQRGSPHVHCLFWVENAPKLNEDEENDGLVASFIDRYITCETPREDETELFETVNGVQKHSVRHSKTCRKKKTVCRFNFPRPPSSRTFITRGGSRDDLKSSDRKDTARTILEKVKKALTASDMNYDSTDAFESIGINQALFEKVYTQCSKKKTVVLKRSPKDVWVNQYNKHLLRAWQGNMDIQYVTDPYSVVVYIISYITKAEQEMGLLLQRAQNEAMNGNLEARSSLKMLGSVYLHNREVSAQEAVYRLTGMHLKECSRKVQFIPIGLNPVKMSLPLRVIKNKVDQSGEETSFWMTSLVDRYKNRPNTEEFETQCLASFCSENRMLSKSEVSSQKKSSEDKVIKLNNDCGYMMKRTRTEPAVVRYPRFSPKKDPEKYFHSLLQLFLPHYEDCQLKPERFSTYEEFYNNGAVKCGRDVTQVKCIVDANRALFEKESDKIDQAQQLLEQGVDLEDAWAALCPETEKERHECIELRKTNTIPDEDDSECSIPDLVVNPRTSFSIETNHTGMSREEALGLLRSLNAQQSAIFYKVRKWCFEKLLGENPEPFHLFVTGGAGTGKSHLIKAIYYESSRLLSQLSENPDDRSVILTASTGVASFQIGASTIHNTFSIGANVKLPYQPLSDDKINSLRAKLGGLQIPIIDEVSMVDHHLLSYVHGRLRQIKQTGDYSIFGRVSLVCVGDFYQLPPVKGIPLYVDPKGVNLWDNNFEIAELTQVVRQQDTSFAEMLNRLRVHKKNETLSPNDINMLKQRETGEECDAIHIFPTNAQVDEYNIQKLNECCPEAITIHARDFARNPETGRIERKVGFHAKVFNSCLDKCVSLGVGARVMLRKNVDVSDGLVNGACGTVVHISRKQKRDDDDDFPSAIHVEFDNPNVGKVQRSKQQQKYSPNSTVIEVEEDQVTNDGGLRRQFPLKLAWACTIHKVQGLTVDKAVVSLDKVFSPGQAYVALSRVRTLDGLIINNFKDSVIYCNEKIDSAMKNMPRLALENYSFVKTPGVFTIALHNVQSLRAHVQDIQVHRQIMNADCICLTETWLKVEDQVQIPGFVFENNPRAKCYDNSTPLFTDLKQQRGGGVGLFCCESIHFNVIIPEPCNVECLYFAVPHISLNAALLYRPNSYPLNLFRQNMLHVIDELEKHSGKKVIMGDFNEDILTSSTIGTLMELHGYSQLVQHPTTEKGTLIDHVYVKDAENVSVEIVQTYYSYHQALLISLR is encoded by the coding sequence ATGCATTTGGTGGACATTCCAAATCAACTGAAATGTCTCAACTCTTTGGAACAACATCTCATTGCACGTAACATTCCTTTTATGAAATTACTATGCCTTCCTCGTGGTAAACAACATGGATGCCATGGTCCTGTAGTGTGTGTCCCGGTAAATGCCACAGATGTGTCAAATATCCTTCCAAGAAATGAGTGTGATGACAAGATGATAAGGATCAAACTGAAACGCAAGTTAACCTACAAAGGGCATTATGAGTACAAGTATGTACACACTGATCGGGTTCGAAATGCTCTGAAATATTTGATCAGGTTCAATAAGTGGTTTGGTGATGTGGAGATTAATCAGCAGTGGATCAACTCTTTGAATGAAACCGAAGAAAATGTTGTAGATGAAATGGAGCAACAAGACGTAGTTGAAAAGATTGATGATGAAAATGACCCTGATGAACAGCAAGAGGAAGACCTTACCTACATCAAAGAGCAAAGTGGTCTTTTGTCAGATGCATAATTGCAACCTGTGGACATCGGTTCAGAAGTAATTGATCAGCATTTCCAGGATGTATTAAATCTGGCACCGGCTGAAGGTAACAGTCCTGTTAGTTTGTTATCTGATAGGTCTAATGAAGCAAAATGTTTCCCTGTTCTCTATCCAACTGGTGGTCCGACGTTTCATGATAAGAGGGAGGtaaaaataacattgtcaagATACTTGAATGCAAGAATCCTCAATGCAGATGGACGTTTTGCACGGAGCACAGACTTCATTTTCTATGCACAGTATTTGTCGGAGGTTGATCAAGTTGTATCTAATGTTTCAATTGCTTTACGCAAAGGATCTGAGAAGAGTTTGTTGACTGAAGTAACATCGGATATGCTAACAAACCCAGACTCATTAtctaaaatattgaattttgatGAAGGATACAAGTTTTTGAGACCAATCCGTGGAACACCACCATATTGGCAGTCTACTCAAAAAGACCTTTTTGCACTTGTAAGACAGCTAGGTATTCCAACTTTCTTTGCATCCTTTAGTTCTGCGGATCTCAGATGGCCTGAAATGATTAGTACCATAATCAAACAAGAAGGGAAAAACCTGAAAGCAGATGAACTTGACTGGTCTGAAAAATGTGGACTGATTAGACGAAACCCAGTGACTGCTGCAAGAATGTTTGATCACAGATGGCATTGTTTTCTAAGAGATGTAATCATGTCTTCAGCTCAACCGATTGGGAAGATAGTAGATTACTTTTATCGTGTAGAGTTTCAACAGCGTGGATCTCCTcatgttcattgtctgttttggGTTGAAAATGCACCAAAGTTAAATGAAGATGAAGAAAATGATGGTTTGGTTGCTAGTTTCATTGATCGTTACATCACTTGTGAGACCCCAAGAGAGGATGAAACTGAACTGTTTGAGACCGTCAATGGTGTTCAGAAGCACAGTGTTAGACATTCAAAGACGTGTCGTAAGAAAAAGACAgtttgcagatttaattttccacgACCCCCATCTAGCCGTACCTTTATTACAAGAGGTGGTAGTCGAGACGATTTGAAAAGCAGTGACAGAAAAGATACTGCACgtacaattttagaaaaagtcAAAAAGGCTTTAACAGCTTCTGATATGAATTATGATTCGACAGATGCATTTGAGTCCATTGGTATTAACCAAGCTCTCTTCGAGAAAGTGTACACGCAGTGTTCCAAAAAGAAAACCGTTGTCCTGAAAAGAAGTCCTAAAGACGTCTGGGTGAACCAgtataataaacatttactgcGTGCCTGGCAAGGCAACATGGATATCCAGTATGTCACTGATCCTTACTCTGTAGTGGTTTACATTATTAGTTACATCACAAAAGCAGAGCAAGAAATGGGTTTGTTGCTGCAACGTGCGCAAAATGAAGCCATGAATGGAAATCTTGAAGCGAGATCATCACTGAAAATGCTTGGTAGTGTTTATCTTCACAACAGAGAAGTTTCTGCTCAAGAGGCTGTGTATCGTCTGACTGGTATGCACTTGAAGGAATGTTCTCGTAAAGTCCAGTTTATTCCAATTGGATTGAATCCTGTAAAGATGAGTTTGCCTCTTCGTGTCATCAAAAACAAAGTTGATCAGTCTGGTGAAGAAACTAGCTTTTGGATGACTAGTCTGGTTGACAGATACAAGAATAGGCCAAACACGGAAGAGTTTGAGACTCAATGTCTTGCAAGTTTTTGCTCTGAAAACAGGATGTTGTCAAAATCGGAGGTTTCTTCACAAAAAAAGTCTTCAGAAGACAAGGTCATTAAGCTTAACAACGACTGTGGTTATATGATGAAGAGAACTCGAACTGAACCTGCTGTTGTCCGATATCCAAGATTTTCTCCCAAAAAAGATCCTGAAAAATACTTTCATTCATTGTTGCAACTTTTCTTGCCACATTATGAAGATTGTCAGCTCAAGCCTGAGCGTTTTAGCACTTATGAGGAATTCTACAACAATGGTGCTGTGAAATGTGGAAGAGATGTGACACAAGTCAAGTGTATTGTTGATGCCAATCGAGCACTGTTTGAAAAGGAAAGTGACAAAATCGATCAAGCTCAACAGCTTTTGGAGCAAGGTGTTGATTTGGAAGATGCTTGGGCTGCATTATGTCCTGAAACAGAAAAGGAACGTCATGAATGCATAGAACTAAGGAAGACTAATACAATTCCTGATGAAGATGATTCTGAGTGTTCCATTCCAGATCTTGTAGTGAACCCTCGAACTTCATTCAGTATTGAAACCAACCATACTGGAATGTCTAGAGAAGAGGCATTAGGTTTACTGCGATCATTAAATGCACAACAATCTGCAATCTTTTACAAAGTGCGGAAATGGTGTTTCGAGAAACTTCTTGGAGAAAACCCTGAACCATTTCACTTGTTTGTCACTGGTGGAGCAGGCACAGGGAAAAGTCATTTAATCAAAGCAATCTACTATGAATCTTCCAGACTTTTATCTCAGCTGTCTGAAAACCCTGATGATAGAAGTGTGATTTTAACTGCGTCAACTGGAGTGGCCAGTTTTCAAATTGGTGCTTCTACAATCCATAATACGTTTTCCATAGGTGCCAATGTCAAACTGCCATATCAGCCCCTAAGTGATGACAAAATCAATTCACTGCGTGCAAAACTTGGAGGTTTGCAGATTCCTATCATTGATGAGGTGTCTATGGTTGACCATCACCTTTTGTCTTATGTCCATGGGAGATTGAGACAAATTAAGCAAACTGGTGACTACTCCATTTTTGGAAGAGTCAGTTTGGTCTGTGTTGGTGATTTTTACCAGCTACCGCCTGTCAAGGGAATTCCCCTGTATGTTGATCCAAAAGGAGTTAATCTTTGGGATAACAACTTTGAAATTGCTGAACTAACACAAGTTGTCAGGCAACAAGATACATCTTTTGCTGAAATGTTAAATCGTCTGAGAGTTCATAAAAAGAATGAAACTCTAAGCCCAAATGACATCAACATGTTGAAGCAACGTGAAACTGGTGAAGAATGCGACGCTATCCATATATTCCCTACAAATGCTCAGGTTGATGAGTACAATATTCAGAAACTTAATGAGTGTTGTCCTGAGGCAATCACTATTCACGCTAGAGACTTTGCTAGAAATCCAGAAACTGGTAGAATAGAACGGAAAGTTGGATTTCATGCAAAAGTTTTCAACTCCTGTTTGGACAAATGTGTTTCCTTGGGTGTTGGAGCCAGAGTAATGCTAAGGAAAAATGTTGATGTTTCTGATGGACTTGTCAATGGAGCCTGTGGCACAGTTGTCCACATAAGCAGAAAACAAAaacgtgatgatgatgatgacttccCATCAGCTATTCATGTTGAATTTGATAATCCAAATGTTGGCAAAGTTCAGAGATCAAAGCAACAACAGAAATATTCACCGAATTCTACTGTTATTGAAGTGGAAGAAGATCAAGTCACAAACGATGGTGGTTTAAGACGTCAGTTTCCACTTAAATTGGCATGGGCATGCACCATTCATAAAGTGCAAGGACTCACAGTAGATAAAGCGGTCGTCTCACTTGACAAGGTATTTTCTCCGGGACAAGCATATGTTGCACTGAGTCGTGTGAGAACCCTCGATGgactaataattaataacttcAAAGACTCTGTCATATATTGTAATGAGAAAATTGACTCTGCTATGAAAAACATGCCCCGACTTGCTTTAGAAAATTACAGTTTTGTAAAGACGCCTGGTGTGTTTACAATTGCTCTTCATAATGTACAAAGTCTTCGAGCTCATGTTCAAGATATTCAAGTTCACAGACAGATAATGAATGCAGATTGTATCTGTTtaactgaaacctggctaaaagtTGAAGACCAAGTACAGATTCCAGGATTTGTTTTCGAGAACAATCCCAGAGCTAAGTGTTATGACAACAGTACTCCACTTTTCACTGATCTAAAACAACAAAGAGGAGGTGGAGTTGGATTATTCTGTTGTGAAAGCATTCATTTTAATGTCATCATTCCAGAACCTTGCAACGTGGAATGTCTATACTTTGCAGTTCCACACATAAGTTTGAATGCTGCTTTGCTGTACAGACCTAATTCATATCCACTTAACCTGTTTCGACAAAATATGTTGCATGTTATTGATGAGCTGGAGAAACATTCAGGAAAGAAAGTGATTATGGGAGACTTCAATGAGGACATCTTGACATCATCTACAATTGGTACATTAATGGAACTACATGGATACAGTCAACTTGTGCAACATCCTACTACTGAAAAAGGTACACTGATAGATCATGTCTATGTTAAAGATGCAGAaaatgtttcagttgaaattgTGCAAACATATTACAGTTACCACCAAGCACTCCTTATTTCACTGAGGTAA